Within the Rickettsia rickettsii genome, the region AGGAGACACGGAAGCACTTGCCGCCGCAGTATGCGAGGATGCGAGTACTGGATCGACGTCTAAATTACCTCTAGAAGTGAAGTTTGGGAAGATGTCTAATCAGAAAACGGTATCGGTTTGTATAATCGGGCAACCTAATAGCGGAAAATCAACTTTATTAAACAGAATAATCGGTGAGAAGCTTTCAATTGTTACCCCAAAAGTTCAAACTACTAGGTCAATTATTACCGGTATTATTACCTTAAAAGATACACAGGTAATTTTATACGATACGCCCGGTATATTTGAGCCGAAAGGGAGCTTAGAGAAAGCAATGGTAAGATGTGCGTGGTCTAGTTTGCATAGTGCGGATTTAGTTCTGTTAATTATTGATAGTCTAAAGTCGTTTGATGATATAACGCATAATATTTTAGATAAGCTTCGCTCACTTAATATTATTCCGATATTTTTATTGAACAAAATAGACATCGAATCAAAATATCTAAATGACATTAAAGCTTTTTTAACAGAAAATTATCCTGATAGCTTGCTTTTGCCTATATCTGCTTTATCAGGCAAAAATATTGATGGATTACTTGAATATATAACAAGTAAGGCCAAAATTTCTCCTTGGCTTTATGCGGAAGACGACATAACGGATTTACCTATGCGTTTTATTGCAGCAGAAATTACAAGAGAGCAGTTATTTTTAAATTTGCAGAAAGAACTCCCTTATAAATTAACCGTACAAACCGAAAAATGGGAAGATCTTAAAGACAAATCCGTAAAGATTAATCAAGTTATAGTAGTTTCAAGAGAGAGCTATAAAACTATAATACTCGGTAAAAACGGCTCTAAAATCAAAGAAATAGGAGCAAAATCCCGAATGCAAATGGAGAGGTTTTTTGGATTTCCTGTTCATTTATTTTTATTCGTTAAGGTGCGTGAGCTGTGGGAGAATAATCAAGAATTTTATCAGTATATGAAGATATAAAGCTGTCACTCTGTGGCTTGACAGGCTTTGTTGGATCGTTTTCGATGTCATTTCCCCAAAAGTGGGCATGACATAAAAGCCATATAATAATGCCAATAAAAATAACATTAAATAATCATGATAATACTTGGAATTGATCCGGCACTTGGGAGTCTTGGATGGGCAGTAGTGGCAAAGGAGACCGCACAGTTGAAATATTTAGCTAGTGGTATTATTAGAACAAATAGTAAGGATGCAATGCATCATAGACTTGCTTTTATTAATAGTACATTAGAAAAAGTAATATTAGAATATCAACCAAATATGGCAGCGATTGAAGAAACATTTGTTAATACTAATAGCGTGACTTCTTTAAAGCTTGGATATGCTAGAGGGGCGATAATGTCGCTGATCGGTAGATATAATTTGGACATGCGCGAGTTTAAGCCAAATACGGTAAAAAAAACCGTAACAGGATATGGGCATGCAGAGAAAGACCAAATGTTGCATATGATAAAGCTTTTGCTGTCTGGCACTGCCTTAATTACCAATTCTGATGAAGCTGACGCCGTAGCGATTGCCTATACCTGCTTAGTTACAAAAAATTATTAAAATGAATCCAATAATAATATTAGTTGCCCCGCAAATGGGTGCGAATATCGGTGCTACTGCAAGAGCAATGAAGAATTTTGGTTTAAATGAGCTTAGAATCGTGGCTCCAAGAGACGGTTGGCCTAATGAGCAAGCACGTAGTAATGCAGTCGGAGCGGTTAATATTATAGATCATGCAAAAATTTTTGATAGCCTAGAGGATAGCATTAAAGACCTCGAATATTTATATGCTACTACTTGCATTAAAAGGGCTATGAATAAAGATTATGTATTTTCACAAAATTTACCTTTAGATTATCCAAATTCTGAAAAAGTCGGGATAATGTTCGGACGGGAAAATAATGGGCTTAGCAACGAAGAAATCGCATTTGCTAATAAGATTATCACTATTAATACAACCGAATTTAGCTCATTAAACATTGCTCAAGCGGTTATTATTATATGCTATGAGTTGTTGCGTAATTCTACGCCCAGAGAGGATGTACATAACATTCAAAAATTAGCTACTAAAGAAGAAATAGAGCATTTTTTAGTAAATTTATTCGGCAAACTCGATAAAGCTGGATTCTTCAAGGCTCCCGACAAAAAAACTGCTATGCAACAAAATATCACTAATATATTTACACGTATAAATAGTCTCTCTTCCTCTGAAGTCCAAACTCTGCAAGGTATTATTAAATCTTTAAATCAATGATATTTAGTAATTTCTTAAGTTCAGGAACATAATTTCTTATTCGGTTATATATTTCATCAGCAAGCTTTTTATCGTAAGTATAAGATATCATATTACGATCAGTGAGCATATAAATCCATAAACTCTCATCATTTATAATACCGGCAACAAAAGCTTCCTTTATCACTTCTTTAGGATAGTGAAGAAATGTGCCTTTTTGAGAAAAATATTCTTTTAAAAACTTCCAAGCGAGTTCAAAAGTAAATTCAAATCTTTGTATAGTGGCATCAATATAAGCCCCTATTTTCTGTTGTCGGTTTTAAATAAATATCTTCAAGCGTCATAAAAGCTTTACGAAATTTTTCAAGTTTAAGGTTTATTTTTGACATATATAATTTTTTTTCTTTTAATATATTTTTATAAAGTTCAGAGCTTATTTTAGTACTTTCAAACCTTACACAATCTATTTTTAAAAGCGTGTCGGCATTCTCTATAAATTGCAATATCAATATCAGAACGCTCATCGTTATCCCCTCTAGCACGAGAAGCCAAAAAGCCATATTGCGTTGACAAACGGTAAAGATTTTAGCTTATTAATGAATATATATGATTGTATATCTTTATTCATATAATTACCAGCTTTTGATTAAAGATTTAATAATTTCAGCTACTCTTTCTGCTTCATTTAAGGGTTTGTAGCTATATTCTTCTAGAGCAATAGCCGACTTATCAAAAATTCTTGCTATCTTCTGTTCTACTAACTGCTTTATAAAAATCTTATGCTTTGAAGAATTAAAGTTTGGTGGGCAGAATATATAAAGAGGCTTGCCGCTTGAAGCTGCTTCACTGCACATTGAGATTGAGTCGGCCGTAGAGATTATATATTTTGCCTTGGAGAGCATAGCTATATAAGGATTATAGCCTGCGTCTTCGTTCGGGTAATAAATAATTGTGGAGGACGGCATATTATTTTTAATAATTGATTTTACATTGTGTGGTGTACGTCTACTAAAACTAATAAAAAAAGGTATTTTTTGATTAGTATATATTTTATTTAATAATGAAGCAAATAAAACTGCTTCATCTTCATGGAAATTAAATTTTTTATTATTCCCACCGATTATCACTGCAATAAACTGTTTAAGAGTAGGATAATGT harbors:
- the era gene encoding GTPase Era, which gives rise to MTNRHLAKFAYREEFKGDTEALAAAVCEDASTGSTSKLPLEVKFGKMSNQKTVSVCIIGQPNSGKSTLLNRIIGEKLSIVTPKVQTTRSIITGIITLKDTQVILYDTPGIFEPKGSLEKAMVRCAWSSLHSADLVLLIIDSLKSFDDITHNILDKLRSLNIIPIFLLNKIDIESKYLNDIKAFLTENYPDSLLLPISALSGKNIDGLLEYITSKAKISPWLYAEDDITDLPMRFIAAEITREQLFLNLQKELPYKLTVQTEKWEDLKDKSVKINQVIVVSRESYKTIILGKNGSKIKEIGAKSRMQMERFFGFPVHLFLFVKVRELWENNQEFYQYMKI
- the ruvC gene encoding crossover junction endodeoxyribonuclease RuvC, which codes for MIILGIDPALGSLGWAVVAKETAQLKYLASGIIRTNSKDAMHHRLAFINSTLEKVILEYQPNMAAIEETFVNTNSVTSLKLGYARGAIMSLIGRYNLDMREFKPNTVKKTVTGYGHAEKDQMLHMIKLLLSGTALITNSDEADAVAIAYTCLVTKNY
- a CDS encoding RNA methyltransferase, whose translation is MNPIIILVAPQMGANIGATARAMKNFGLNELRIVAPRDGWPNEQARSNAVGAVNIIDHAKIFDSLEDSIKDLEYLYATTCIKRAMNKDYVFSQNLPLDYPNSEKVGIMFGRENNGLSNEEIAFANKIITINTTEFSSLNIAQAVIIICYELLRNSTPREDVHNIQKLATKEEIEHFLVNLFGKLDKAGFFKAPDKKTAMQQNITNIFTRINSLSSSEVQTLQGIIKSLNQ
- a CDS encoding HI0074 family nucleotidyltransferase substrate-binding subunit; amino-acid sequence: MGAYIDATIQRFEFTFELAWKFLKEYFSQKGTFLHYPKEVIKEAFVAGIINDESLWIYMLTDRNMISYTYDKKLADEIYNRIRNYVPELKKLLNIIDLKI
- a CDS encoding nucleotidyltransferase, with translation MSVLILILQFIENADTLLKIDCVRFESTKISSELYKNILKEKKLYMSKINLKLEKFRKAFMTLEDIYLKPTTENRGLY
- a CDS encoding mitochondrial fission ELM1 family protein, with the protein product MKIHVLEDYRTGNTHQAIALAEKLTEEYTTIKLEYNCLAKLPNFLLKYYPIHIKSELLQYLLDQSPPDMIITAGRRTAVLAFYLKKKFKDIKLIQIMQPNLPYNAFDAVILPYHDQRHCEATKWLKQSQGFFTRLLRQYFVFPRNDDFKNIIPINGAINNVTEQFAAANLELQKHYPTLKQFIAVIIGGNNKKFNFHEDEAVLFASLLNKIYTNQKIPFFISFSRRTPHNVKSIIKNNMPSSTIIYYPNEDAGYNPYIAMLSKAKYIISTADSISMCSEAASSGKPLYIFCPPNFNSSKHKIFIKQLVEQKIARIFDKSAIALEEYSYKPLNEAERVAEIIKSLIKSW